TGCGCTTCCACACCCAAGGTCCCTCCTGGTAATTAGCTGGGGTTGTGGGTTCCTGTATAATATCCCCAGAATAAGAAATCATGTCCTCATTCAGCTTTACGTAATAAACTTTAGGATTTCCCCAGTACATATATGCCTGACCATCATCATCAATTAATATGCTAGGGTCAATATCGTGATTACTGTTTTTAACCAGTGGTTTTCCGAGGGGATCTTTGAAAGGCCCATAAGGACTATCGGCCACCAAAACCCCAATCCCAACTCCACCAGGCATTGGACAATACAGATAAAATTTGCCATTGCGTTCTATGCATTGCACTGCCCATGCACCATTGTCATAAGGTACCCACTCGAAATTATCTAATGATGCCACTACACCATGCTCGGTCCAGTTTACCATATCGGTGGAAGAATAAAGCAACCAATCTTGCATTTTAAAACCCATTGCATCATCTTCATCATGGCTGGTATAAAGAAATACCGTATCGTTATGCACCAACGGAGCAGGGTCAGCAGTAAATTTCGTTTGTATGATAGGACGCTGCTGGACTGTATTTTGTGCACCAGCATAATAATTGACTGCCAACGCCATCAAAAATATGATTGTTCCATAAAAATTCTTGTTCATCATATTATTTAGAATTAAACTTTATCTATTTCCTGAATCTGAGCTTTTTTAAGTATTGAACCTTAGAATAAATTCTCATTGTTAGAGGCCAAAAGAATGATACCACCACTATTTATTTTAACTAACATCAACGTTGCAGCCAACAGCCGGATTAACTAAAGTGGCAAATGGGAAGGTTCTGCCTGTCTCAAGTAACGCTTCTTTCTTGTACATTAAAAGTAAGAATTTACCTATTAAAAAAGCACTTTTACTGGCAGCAATGTAAAGCAGTAATCAAACTCTGCATGGTCTTTCACTATTTATGTTGAAGTTTTGACGAGCCGGGATTTAAAATTACTCCGGAGATAAAGGCCTCAGCTGAGATTTAGAAGATTGATGCTACTTTTCTAAAGATTTCAACTGGAAAAAACTCTCCTTCAGAAAAAATCATTCAGAAATGACATTTTAAAGACTTCATAAAAAAATAGCAGCCACCCATTACAGGCAGCTGCTACAAAAAAATTGGAAGGTAAAAAGTTATTTCCCTATGATGTGTTTTCTGTAGTAATCAAGAATACCGTCTATTGGCCGCTGTACAAAATTACCCGGCTCAAGCATGTAGGGCTGCAAAGAATCCTTGATAATATCCTGGGAAAAATAAGCGATAGATCCTACAAAATGTATTGGCACATTTTGAGCTTCCTTGAAACATAGAACCCTGTGTTCAATAAAGTTCTGCATTCCTTCGGCTATGAGCTGGTAGAAATAACCATTTCTTTCATTTTTGAAGATGAATTCAGCAAAATGGGCGAGATACGTATTGGGATTGTCCTTTTTGTAAATGTTCTCTTTTATGGTATCTGAAGACAAATCATACTCTTTTTCAAACACCTCGGCAATTTTCTTGGGCATTTTCTTGTAGTAGTAATCTCTGATAAGTCTTTTTCCAAAGTAATTTCCGCTGGCTTCATCCATTAAGATAAATCCGAGGGAATCTACGGCTGTTTTTACAGATTTACCGTCATAGTAACAGCTGTTGGAACCTGTTCCCAGAATACAAACAATTCCGGGTTTATCGGTTACTGCATAAACTGCCGCGACCATGTCTTCCTGCACTTTTACCTCGGTGGCACCCGAGAAGAATGTGCTAAGGATAGACTGCAACAGGGCTGTGGGTTTAGGGGTACCGCATCCTGCCCCGTAAAAGTGTACTCTTTCTACTTTATCTTTAACCTGCTTTAGATCAAGGTTTTCCTCCAGCCTTGCATGAAGTACTTCGGTTTTGAACACTGCGGGGTTTAGGCCTTTAGTGCGTGTTTTCATGATTTGCTCCCCTTTCGAATCGAGTAAGATCCAGTCACATTTAGTGGAGCCTCCGTCTGCTATTAATATCATAATAGGAAAGTGTCAAAAAGCCCTGACAGTACCGTCAGGGCTTTTTTATTATTACTTAAGTGAAGCTATGTGAGCAGACAGGTCTACTAGTTTAGCTGAATATCCATACTCGTTGTCATACCATGCAACCAGCTTAAAGAAGTTGTCATTTAAGGCAATTCCGGCACCGGCATCAAAGTTACATACGTGAGCATTAGATACGTAGTCCTGAGAAACTACCTGTTCTTCGGTATAAGAAAGGATTCCTTTGTAAGGCCCTTCGGAAGCTTTTTTGAATGCTGCTTTAATATCTTCGTAAGAAGCTGCTTTTTCTGTTCTCACGGTAAGGTCTACCACAGAAACATCGGCTGTAGGAACCCTGAAGGCCATCCCTGTAAGTTTACCATCAAGTTTCGGAATTACCTTACCAACTGCTTTGGCTGCACCTGTAGAAGAGGGGATAATGTTAATCAAGGCACTTCTACCACCTCTCCAGTCCTTTTTGGAAGGACCATCTACTGTCATTTGAGTAGCTGTAGTAGCGTGAATAGTAGTCATAAGACCTTCTACAAGGCCAAACTCATCGTCTACGATCTTGGCGAGTGGCGCAAGACAGTTGGTAGTACATGATGCGTTGGAAACAACCTTGTCATCTGCAGTGATCTCTTCGTGGTTAACACCCATTACAAACATAGGCGCGTCTTTGGAAGGAGCAGAAATAACCACTTTTTTGGCACCTGCAGTAAGGTGTTTTGCAGCTGTGTCTTTAGTGGTGAAAATACCGGTACAATCCATAACGATCTCGGCTCCAACCTGGTCCCATTTTAGATCTTCAGGATTTTTTTCAGCAGTAATACGAACGGTTTTTCCGTTCACTACCAGGTTTCCTCCTTCGATTTCTACAGTACCGTCAAATTTTCCGTGAACTGAATCATATTTTAAAAGATACGCTAAATGGTCTACATCAAGCAGGTCGTTAATTGCCACAACTTCCACGTCTTCTCTTGCGCTGGCAATTCTAAAGGCGATTCTTCCAATTCGACCAAATCCGTTTATTCCTATTTTAGTACTCATAATATTTGAATTAAATTAAAATTATACGGTAGTTATGTTTAACACCCGTCTCAATTCTTTATCTAATGGCCTGCGGCCTTTAATGGCGACTTCAAAGTCTACCGAGGTTACGATTTTATTGGTGATTCCAACCATTACTCCACTTTCTCCCCTTAAAATGGCTTCTACGGCACCTACGCCCAGTTTACTGGCGAGTACCCTGTCATAGCAACTGGGTGCCCCCCCTCTTTGGATGTGCCCCAAAACCGAAACCCGGATGTCGTAACCCGTAAGGTTTTCACCAATGAATTCGGCAAGTTCAAAAATGTTCTTTCCGCTTTTTTCACCTTCGGCTACTACGATGATACTTGAAGTTTTGCCACTTTTTCGGCTTTTCATGAGAGATTCCATCATGCGGTCTATCCCCATGTCTTCTTCAGGAATAAGGATCTCTTCGGCTCCGGCTCCAATTCCACTGTTCAAGGCGATATCACCGGCGTCACGGCCCATTACCTCAACAAGAAAAAGACGGTCATGTGAACTGGCCGTGTCGCGTATCTTGTCAATAGCGTCAACCACGGTGTTCAAAGCCGTATCATAGCCAATTGTATAATCTGTACCGTTAATGTCGTTGTCAATAGTTCCGGGAATTCCCACTATGGGGATATTGTGTTCTTCCTGCAGGTGGATGGCACCGGTGAAGGTTCCGTCTCCCCCAATGACCACAAGAGCATCAATTCCGGCTTCCTGAAGCCTTTTAAAAGCCTTTGCACGACCTTCTTTGGTTCGGAACTCCTGCGAACGGGCCGATTTGAGAAAGGTCCCGCCTTTATTGATGATGTTTCTTACAGAGCGGGCAGTGAGCAATTCAAACTCACCTTCTATAAGGCCCTGGTAGCCCCTGTAAATTCCTATACACTCGATATTGTAGTAAGCACAACTTCGGGTCACAGCTCTAATCGCCGCATTCATTCCGGGAGCATCACCTCCCGAAGTTAAAACCCCGATCTTTTTAATATTCTCTAACATCCATGTAAAGCTATTTCAATTATATAAGATAACCTAATCTATTAAACTTCTCAAACGTTTTCGGTTAATAAAAAAGAAAAAAGCCCCTTTTTTGAGGCTTTTTTATATTTTTTTAGGCTATTTATTAATTATCTGCTAATATTACATATTCCCAAGCGGTCATATGATATTGGTCATTTTTCTGCTTCTTAAACTCTTTTTTTCCAAGATAAGGTTGCAGCTCACTTTTCAGCTCAAGGGTAAAATCGACTGGTTTATCTGAAAGGTTGGCCACATAAACCACCTTTTTCCCTGCTTTGTTCCTTTCAAAAGCCAAAACCTGCTCATCTGCCGATGTTTTAAGCCTCACATAATCTGCCGCCTCTTTGCCACCGCTTAGGGCAGCATTTGAGTTCTTGAGCTCTCCCAGTTTTTCGAGCAGTGGCCACATAGTTCCCTTGGTTTTGGAGATAGTGTCTTTTTCAAAGAACCTTAACCTCTTATCCATATCGTATTCCTGCCCGCTGTAAATTAAGGGCATGCCGGGAATAGTGTACGTAAGTGCCACCATAGCTTCGGAAGCATCCCCCATTCTTTCGCGCACCGTACCGTTCCAGGAATTCTCGTCGTGGTTAGTCACAAAATTCATGAGATAATCATCCTGCTGATAAGTAGTGTCGATTTTTTTCATGTACTCGTCCCAGGCTGCCACAGTTGCTTCCCCCTGGGCAATCTGGTTCATCAAATGATGGCCCTCCCAGTTGTATCCCATATCAAATGCATTGTGGAACAGGTCTTTGTCTTCAGACTCTGCCAACATAAATACCGGTTTGGTCTCCTGGAGTTTAGGCACTGCCTGCTCCCAGAATTCGGTGGGTACTTCTCCGGCAACATCGGCTCTAAACCCGTCAATATTGTGCTCGTCTATCCAGTACTTCATTTCGGCGGTCATGGCCTCCCAAAGCTCTTTATTGTCGTAATTAAGATCGGCAACATCTGTCCATCCCCAAGATTCCCCGGTAGCGGGGTTTAAAGGATCTACAGGCTCCCCTTTGTCATTTTGAGTGTAGAAATCGGGGTTTTCCTCAAGCCAGGCATGGTCCCAGCCGGTGTGGTTTGCCACCCAGTCAAGAATCACGTACATACCGTTCTCATGCGCTGTTTGCACGAGCTCATCAAGGTCTTCTTTAGTACCAAATTCAGGGTTTACTTCGGTATAATCGGCGATAGCGTAGTAGCTTCCCAGGTATTTCTTTTTTTCTTCGGGGTCTTCAATATCTTCTATGCTCAAATCGTTTGTAGCTTTTCTTCGCACTTCAGAAATAGGATAAATTGGCATTAGCCATATCACTTTAACACCCAGATCTTTTAACTGCGGGATATCTTTAGTAAAAGCATCAAAACTTCCCTCTGGGGAATACTGCCTGATGTTGGCTTCATAAATCACTGCACTCTCCATGGCTTCGTTGTCTACCGGTGCAATGCTTTGCTCCTGCTTAACTTCGGTCGCTGCCTGCTCCGGTTCATTCTTACAGGAAACCAGGCTTATCATTCCCAGCAATAAAATTGATATTTTTTTCATGTGAAATAGGTTTAATTAATAATGGTAAGGTTTGTAATCTTCTGTTTAAGAGCCACAGGAATTATTAGCCTGCAGTCCTTATTATTGTATTCAAATGGAATCCTCTTCCCGTCAAGCAGTACCTCTTTGGGGCCCGATTGCAGGTTGTGAACTATAATTTCCGTCTCGTTAAATTCTGAAGTTTTCCCGGCTTTACCAGGTTTTTTTAGAACACTCAGGTGCAGCTTACCGCCTTCTGTGCGCCCCTTTAAGTAAAGCAGCTCGTAGTCTCCGGAAGCCAGGGCCTCAGGCGATTCTCCATCATCATGATAAAGGATGTCTTCAGTTTCACCGGCTTCCCTGTCAAAAAAGTAATGCAGCTCTATATCTTCTGCGGAAAAATGCTGCGTAGTTTGCATAGGTTTCGCCATGGGAATAAAGGCCCCGCCTCTCACAAAGGTTGGAATATGCTCTTCTTTCAGCTGAATTGTAGCTGTGCTGCCACCAGGATATTTCTTCCCCGAATAAAAGTCGAACCAGTTAGATCCCTTCGGAAAATACACTTGCTGTTCCTTAATATTCTCCCGAAGTACAGGTGAAATCAAGAAGTTCTTTCCCCACAAATAAGTGCCGGCATCCGAATATAGCCTGAAATTATCGGGCTCTTCAAAAAACAGCGGTCGCATAAGCGGCAGGCCTTCCGCAGAGTTTCTGAAAGCAAGCGTGTAATTATAAGGCAGCAACTGATATCTTAACTCAATAGCCTTTTTTGACAGTTCTTTGGTGCGTTCTTCTCTAAAAACAGGTTCTGAAGGCACTTCTTCCTGGGCGTGTGGCCGGTACACCGGCTGAAAAACCCCGTACTGCAGCCACCTCACATATAATTCATCATTCAGGTTATCGCCGGCAAATCCGCCGAGATCGGAGTGCATGTACGCCAGCCCCTGCAATCCCATTTGCAGCGAGATCTCGGGCTGTGGTTTTAAGCCGCCCCAGCTCCTGTTCACATCGCCAGACCAGGGCATTAGCCCAAAGCGTTGTGAACCTGCAGCCCCGGCGCGCATTAAAATGAACGGCCGCTGGTCTAAAAAGGCATTTTCATAACCTTCATGTATTAATTTGGCCCAGTAATGCCCGTAAATATTGTGCACTTCATTGGCGGTGCCGGCAGCGTGTATAAGGGCTTCAGGATGAACTTCAGGTTCTCCCAGGTCGCCCCACCAGCCGCCAACGCCCATTTGGGTGAGCTCTTCATAAATTTTCCAGAACCACTTTTGTGCCCCGGGCTCAAAAATGTCAATTAAACCGGTGTTTCCGAAGTAAAAGTCATAAGTAAAGGGATTTCCGAGGGAATCTTTTGCCAAAATATCATTTTGCACGGCTTCTTCCCAGCGCTTTGAAGTGGTGAGAATAAAAGGTTCGGTCACCAGCACGGTTTTCACCCCATCCTGTGCCAAATTGTGCATCATTTCTTCAGGATTGGGAAAAGAATCGGTGGCAAATTCGAGGTTTCCCATAGTCCCGGTAATTTCGTGCCCAAACCAGAAGAGGTCAATGATCACGGCATCTACCGGAATTTCTTCCTCCCTGAATTTCTCAATTGTCTCCTCCACTTCCCTGCGGGAATGATAGCCAAAACGGCTGGAAAAGTTCCCAAGTGCCCAGCGTGGCGGTAAGGGCTGCCTCCCGGTCAATAAAGTGTAATTTCCAACAATATTTTCCCAGGTTTTTCCCACCACCAGCTGGTAGGTCTTTCTCCCGCCAATGGTCTCATAGCTTAGAGTATTGCTGAAATTACTGTCGAGATTGAGAAAGCCAATGGGCGCATTGTCAAAGTGCAAAAGGTACTTTTCTGAAGACAGCACCACGGGCAACGTGAAGTTGAGCAGCTCACTTTTGGTCTCGTAACCGTAATGCGCCCTGTTGTACAGCTCCAGCCGGTTGCCGCGCCGGTTCATCCCCAGGGCACGGGCGCCACCGCCCATCAAAACTTCGGTTTCGGTGAGGTTAAAATCTAACTTTTCAAGCTCCTCCCCTTTTGTATAACCGGTTTTTTCTGAAATCACCTTTTCCCCTTCAAAAAAATAGGTGACCTGAAATGGCATTTTTGACACCACTATATCCAAACCTTCAGAATCAATAATAACGGATTCCTTTTCTTCGGAAACAGTAAAATTAACCGCCTGTGGCTCGAGCACCACGGCATGTGATTTCGCTGTATATTCTTCTTCTGAAGGAATAAAAGCAGTTTCAACGATCTCGGGCGTGAAATACCTGAAGATATATTTGCCGTCACTTGTTGCAACCTCAACGCCCGACTCGGTTTTCGCCACTTCCCCGAAAATTCTTTCCGGGTTTTGGGCGAATAAAGGGAAAGACATCAAAAGAAGGGCATTCAAAAATGCCATTTTAGAGAGGTCTTTCAGCAGGGAGTTTAACATGATTAATCCAGTTCGATTACAAGTGAAGATTTCCCTGAAACTTCAAGGTTTTGATCAAGAGAAACCTGCGCCCCCGAAATAATTTCCTTTCCTGAAACTGCGCCAGCCAAACCTTCAGCAAAACGGCTAAGATCAAGGCTTTGAGCTTCAGGATTGTTGTTGATCACCACCATCACCCTGTCATTTTCATTATACCTGAAGTACACATAGACATTCTCAAGCGGTGCGTACTGTAACAGCCTGCCGGTGTGCAGCACCTCGTTGTTCTTACGGTAATTCAGCAGTTTTTTGGTAAAAGCGTGATATTCATTCTGCTGCTGAGTTCTTCCGGCTTCAGTAAAGGCGTTTTGCTCATCTCCTGCCCAGCCGCCGGGGAAGTCCCTGCGAATATCGGCGTCTCCTTTTGCAGGCTTGTCGCCACGCATGCCAATCTCATCTCCATAGTACAACTGCGGAATTCCGCGGGTGGTCAAAATAAGCGTCATGGCAAGTTTGTACTTGTTTACATCGCCATCAAATTCTTCATTGATCCTGTTGGTATCGTGGTTGCCCGCAAACACCAAAAGATTGTAGATATCGCTGTAAAGGAAGTCGTTCGCAAAATTATCATAGGCCCTTACCATTCCATCTGCCCAGCTTTGGTCATCTTCGTTGAACATCACCATTATGGCATCGTGAAGGGTGAAATCCATTACCGCCGGCAGGTGCGAATTAAAACTCTGGATTGCCCCCACCGGAGAATCTTTTTGCCAGTAGGAAATCTGCGCCTGGTCGTGCATCCAAACCTCTCCTACAATATTGAAGTTCGGATATTCATCCATAACGGCTTTGGTCCATTTGGCAATACCTTCTTTTTCGTTGTAAGAATAGGTATCTACCCTAAACCCGTCCAGGCCCGAATATTCTATCCACCAAATGGCATTTTGGATAAGGTAGTTCAACACCAACGGGTTGCTCTGATTAAGATCGGGCATGGTAGACGTGAACCAGCCGTTCTCATTTAATTGGGTATCTACTTTTGAGCTGTGGGGATCGAATTGGGTGGTCATTCGGTAATTCGAATTTTTATATCCCGGAAACTGGTGCACCCAGTCGTAAGTCGGCAAATCCTTGATCATCCAGTGCTCTGCGCCCCAGTGGTTGGTCACATAATCCATGATCAACTTCATATCGCGCTTTTCCATCTCGGTAGCCAGGCGACGGTAATCTTCATTAGTTCCGTAACGCGGGTCTACTTTGTAAACGTCGCTTTGCGCATAGGTGTGATAAGAGTAAGCAGGGTCATCATCTTCAAGCAAAGGCGTGCTCCAAATGGCGGTAACCCCAAGATCTTCCAAATAATCGAGATTCTGGATAATACCTTCTATATCGCCACCATGCCTGCCGCCGGGATTGCTCCTGTCCCCTTTTTCCTGGAGTTGCGGATGCGAATCATTCGCCGGATTGGCATTGGCAAACCTGTCGGGCATGATAAGGTAAATAGCGTCTGACGCATCAAAACCTTCCCTGAGAGCCGATCCCGGTTCGCGCTGCTTCAGCTCGAAGGGATAAGACATGCTTTTTTTGCCCTTTTTGGATAACCTGATGTTGTAAGTAGCAGGCTTAAGACCTTCAGTCTGCACGGTCACAAAAAGGTAGTTTGGGTTCTCGGTCTTTCTCACATTGCTCACGATCATTTCTGAAGGAGTAGAAACTGAATATTCAGCAATATTTTTACCGTAGAACATCAACTGAATTTCTGACCGGTTCATACCGCTCCACCAGAAAGGCGGTTCTACCTTCTCTATCTGGGCATGTACAGATACGCCAAACAGGAATAAAAAAAGGAAAATATAATTTTTCATTATTAACATTTTAGACAGTGACAGGCACACTGGGTTCTACTTTTACCGGTTTACCTTTTACCAGGATCTCGAGAGCTTTATCACCTTCGAGGGTAAAACTGGTTTTGCCCGGTGCCACGTTGATTTTTAAGATTTGATTTCTGAAGTTGAGCTTGAAAGAGAAACTCTCCCAGCCTTCAGGGATCTGCGGATTAAAAGACAGAGTTCCGTTGAGCACGCGCATTCCGCCGAAACCTTCAACAATACTCATCCAGGTACCGGCCATACTGGTAATATGGCAGCCTTCTTTCACCTCGTTGTTATAATCATCTAGATCAAGCCTTGAAGTTCTAAGGTAGAACTCGTAAGCCTGCTCCATTCTGCCTAAAGCCGCAGCCTGAATGCTGTGCACGCAGGGCGATAGGGAAGATTCGTGAACGGTGAGCGGCTCGTAGAAATCGAAATGCTTTTCAAGTTCTTCTTTTGAAAACTGGTCTTCAAAAAAGTAGAAGCCCTGCAGCACATCGGCCTGTTTGATATAACAGGAACGCAAAATCCTGTCCCAGCTCCACTTCTGGTTAATAGGCCGCTGGGATTTGGCTAATTCAGATACCGGAATGATCTCCTTATCAAGAAAATTATCCTGTTGCAGGAATACTTTATACTCTTCGGAATAAGGGAAATACATTTTTTCGGAAACCTCTTTCCAGTCTGAAAGCTCTTCAGCCGAAAGGGCGGTCTTAGCCATTAGCCTTTCATAATCTGAAGCGTATTCATTTTTGACCTTTTCAAGGCTTTCCATACAATAATCTATACACCATTTTGCAATATAATTGGTGTACCAGTTATTGTTGACGTTGTTCTCATATTCATTAGGGCCGGTTACCCCAAGGATCACATATTTATCCTTTTTGGTGCTGTAGTTTGCCCGCTGCTGCCAGAACCTTGCAATGGCAATCATCACTTCGAGCCCTTTTTCGGGGATGTAACCAAAGTCACCGGTATAATCTACATACCTTTTAATGGCTACCACCATAGCCCCATTCCTGTGGATCTCTTCAAAAGTGATCTCCCACTCGTTATGACTTTCTTCCCCGTTCATGGTCACCATTGGATACAAGGCCGCTCCGTTGGAAAAACCAAGTTTTTTGGCATTTTCGATGGCTTTGTTGAGATGGTTATACCTATAGGTAAGCAGGTTTCTGGCCACCGACTGGTTTTTGGTAGCCATGTAAAACGGAATACAATAAGCTTCGGTATCCCAATAAGTACTGCCGCCGTATTTTTCACCGGTAAAACCTTTGGGACCAATATTGAGACGGGCATCTTCCCCCAGATAAGTCTGGTTAAGCTGGAAGATATTGAACCTGATACCCTGCTGGGCCTTAACATCACCCTGAATAGCGATATCGGCAGTTTCCCAGATCGAAGCCCAGGCTTCTTTTTGTTCGTCAAGCAATTTTTCAAAGCCGGCATCAACCGCAGCATTGAGAACTGAAGTGGCAGCCTGTACAAGCTCATCCCGCTTATGGTTCATATCGGTCACATAACCGGCAAACTTGTGAAGTGCTACTTTTTCACCTTTTCTGGCTTCCGTAGAATATCTGAAAATCACTTTTTCATCAAAGGTCACCTCGGTAGGCTCAACATCTAACTTACTGCCGTTGTTATACAAGCCCGATTGCATAAATGCGGTAGCGTGAAATTCTGTTTTTAGCGTCTTGGCAGTAATGAAGCCCTTGTCTTTATTGGTTTTCACCTCAAGCGTTTTCCAGAATTTCTCTTCCCAGTTGGCATCTTCATTGGTGATGCCACTGTCAAGGTAAGGTTCAAAAACTACAGTGGCGTCGCTGTTCTTAACTTCCACCTCATAATTGATGACCCCCAGTTCATTTCTTTTAAGGGAAAGAAAGCGAATCACTTTAACCTCAACTTCAAGCTCGTTTGGCATAACAGCGGTAAAACTGCGCTCATACCAGCCTTCTTTCATATTTAATTCCCTTCGGAAATCCCTCACTTCCTTACAGGCAGCGAGATCTAAAGCTTCCCCGTTGATAAAGACATTGATCCCTATCCAGTTAGGAGCATTCAGAACTTTGGCGAAATATTCGGGATACCCGTTCTTCCACCAGCCCACTTTGGTTTTATCGGGGTAGTACACCCCGGCTATGTAGCTTCCCTGAAAAGTGCTCCCGGAGTAATATTCTTCAAAGTTTGCCCTTTGTCCCATCGCCCCGTTTCCAAGGCTAAAAAGACTTTCTGAAGACTCTACTCTCTCTGCATCAAATCCTTCTTCCAGAATTGACCAGTTGTTCGGTTTTATATAATCCTGATTCATTTCTTTACTTTCTAAGTATTTTTTCTATAAAATCAATATCTATTTGTGTGAAATCGGCGAAATTATAATCCGCTTCTTTCAGAATATCTTTATCTCCTATCCCTATGCTAAGCATTCCGGCTATATTGGCTGCCTCAACTCCTGCAACGGAATCTTCAAAAACAATACAGTCTTTGGGTGGCAGGCCAAGTTCTTCTGCAGCAATGAGAAATACCTCGGGATCTGGTTTGGCTTTGGTCACATCATTTCCGTCTACAATGGCTGTAAACCGCTCTTCAATTCCCAGACCTTTTAAGATGGGACGGGCATTTTTACTTGCCGAACCCAGGGCAAAGGGAATGTTGTTTTCAGTTAAATAGTCAAGCACCTTTTTCACGCCGGGAAGCAGGTCGGCCTCATCCATATGGGCGATCCTTGAGAGATAATCTTCATTTTTGGAGGTCATGAGGCGCTCAAATTCGGTCTCACTCACTGTTTTATTTCCCCAGCTTAATATTTGCTGAAGGGAATGTACCCTGCTCACTCCTTTTAATTGCTCATTTTGCTCGAGCGTAATGTCGAAGCCCAGATCATTGGCCATTTTTCTCCACGCCAGATAATGAAATTTGGCAGTATCTACGATTACCCCGTCCAGGTCGAATATTATTCCTTTTGAATTCTTCATGATTTTTTAAACTTTTTTTGCTACAA
This Salinimicrobium tongyeongense DNA region includes the following protein-coding sequences:
- a CDS encoding glycoside hydrolase family 13 protein — encoded protein: MKNYIFLFLFLFGVSVHAQIEKVEPPFWWSGMNRSEIQLMFYGKNIAEYSVSTPSEMIVSNVRKTENPNYLFVTVQTEGLKPATYNIRLSKKGKKSMSYPFELKQREPGSALREGFDASDAIYLIMPDRFANANPANDSHPQLQEKGDRSNPGGRHGGDIEGIIQNLDYLEDLGVTAIWSTPLLEDDDPAYSYHTYAQSDVYKVDPRYGTNEDYRRLATEMEKRDMKLIMDYVTNHWGAEHWMIKDLPTYDWVHQFPGYKNSNYRMTTQFDPHSSKVDTQLNENGWFTSTMPDLNQSNPLVLNYLIQNAIWWIEYSGLDGFRVDTYSYNEKEGIAKWTKAVMDEYPNFNIVGEVWMHDQAQISYWQKDSPVGAIQSFNSHLPAVMDFTLHDAIMVMFNEDDQSWADGMVRAYDNFANDFLYSDIYNLLVFAGNHDTNRINEEFDGDVNKYKLAMTLILTTRGIPQLYYGDEIGMRGDKPAKGDADIRRDFPGGWAGDEQNAFTEAGRTQQQNEYHAFTKKLLNYRKNNEVLHTGRLLQYAPLENVYVYFRYNENDRVMVVINNNPEAQSLDLSRFAEGLAGAVSGKEIISGAQVSLDQNLEVSGKSSLVIELD
- a CDS encoding glycoside hydrolase family 65 protein, which encodes MNQDYIKPNNWSILEEGFDAERVESSESLFSLGNGAMGQRANFEEYYSGSTFQGSYIAGVYYPDKTKVGWWKNGYPEYFAKVLNAPNWIGINVFINGEALDLAACKEVRDFRRELNMKEGWYERSFTAVMPNELEVEVKVIRFLSLKRNELGVINYEVEVKNSDATVVFEPYLDSGITNEDANWEEKFWKTLEVKTNKDKGFITAKTLKTEFHATAFMQSGLYNNGSKLDVEPTEVTFDEKVIFRYSTEARKGEKVALHKFAGYVTDMNHKRDELVQAATSVLNAAVDAGFEKLLDEQKEAWASIWETADIAIQGDVKAQQGIRFNIFQLNQTYLGEDARLNIGPKGFTGEKYGGSTYWDTEAYCIPFYMATKNQSVARNLLTYRYNHLNKAIENAKKLGFSNGAALYPMVTMNGEESHNEWEITFEEIHRNGAMVVAIKRYVDYTGDFGYIPEKGLEVMIAIARFWQQRANYSTKKDKYVILGVTGPNEYENNVNNNWYTNYIAKWCIDYCMESLEKVKNEYASDYERLMAKTALSAEELSDWKEVSEKMYFPYSEEYKVFLQQDNFLDKEIIPVSELAKSQRPINQKWSWDRILRSCYIKQADVLQGFYFFEDQFSKEELEKHFDFYEPLTVHESSLSPCVHSIQAAALGRMEQAYEFYLRTSRLDLDDYNNEVKEGCHITSMAGTWMSIVEGFGGMRVLNGTLSFNPQIPEGWESFSFKLNFRNQILKINVAPGKTSFTLEGDKALEILVKGKPVKVEPSVPVTV
- the pgmB gene encoding beta-phosphoglucomutase, yielding MKNSKGIIFDLDGVIVDTAKFHYLAWRKMANDLGFDITLEQNEQLKGVSRVHSLQQILSWGNKTVSETEFERLMTSKNEDYLSRIAHMDEADLLPGVKKVLDYLTENNIPFALGSASKNARPILKGLGIEERFTAIVDGNDVTKAKPDPEVFLIAAEELGLPPKDCIVFEDSVAGVEAANIAGMLSIGIGDKDILKEADYNFADFTQIDIDFIEKILRK